The Coffea eugenioides isolate CCC68of chromosome 8, Ceug_1.0, whole genome shotgun sequence genome has a segment encoding these proteins:
- the LOC113781155 gene encoding probable trehalose-phosphate phosphatase F, giving the protein MDLKSSKASPVLTDPVPIDKSRLGIRGVLPYAQSGPSFSTSVLAIPRRKPGKLDDVRSNGWLDAMKSSSPPRKKIMKDVNVEVVLDDGDAAYDSWMRKYPSALKSFGKIMNSAKNRRIVIFLDYDGTLSPIVDDPDRAFMSADMRSAVKSVATYFPTAIISGRSRDKVYELVGLTELYYAGSHGMDIMLPDRDTEPTNHSGCIKSTDLLDKEVNLFQPASEFLPMIDEVFRTLVENTKDIKGAKVENHKFCTSVHYRNVDEKSWPIIAQRVHDILNSYPRLRLTHGRKVLEVRPVIDWDKGKAVEFLLESLGLSNSPDVLSIYIGDDRTDEDAFKVLRSESRGYGIIVSAVPKETNAFFSLRDPSEVKKFLEALVRMKEQGDL; this is encoded by the exons ATGGACTTGAAGTCTTCAAAAGCTTCTCCTGTTCTTACTGATCCTGTTCCCATAGACAAGTCTAGATTGGGTATCCGAGGTGTCTTGCCTTATGCTCAATCAGGACCATCATTCTCAACTAGTGTGCTAGCCATCCCGAGAAGGAAGCCAGGAAAGCTTGATGATGTTCGTTCTAATGGTTGGCTAGATGCCATGAAATCTTCTTCACCCCCTCGGAAAAAGATTATGAAGGATGTTAATGTGGAGGTTGTTTTGGATGATGGTGATGCAGCTTATGATTCCTGGATG AGGAAGTATCCATCAGCGCTCAAGTCCTTTGGAAAAATTATGAATTCTGCAAAGAATAGGAGGATAGTCATATTTTTAGATTATGATGGAACCCTTTCTCCAATTGTGGATGACCCTGATCGTGCTTTTATGTCTGCTGAT ATGCGTTCAGCTGTTAAAAGTGTTGCAACGTATTTCCCTACAGCCATTATCAGTGGAAGAAGCCGTGACAAG GTTTATGAATTGGTAGGACTAACAGAACTTTATTATGCTGGTAGTCATGGCATGGACATCATGCTCCCAGACAGAGATACAGAGCCCACTAACCACTCTGGTTGTATTAAATCGACTGACCTGCTG GACAAGGAGGTTAATCTCTTCCAGCCTGCAAGTGAATTTCTACCCATGATTGATGAG GTTTTTAGAACCCTTGTCGAGAATACTAAAGATATTAAAGGTGCAAAAGTTGAGAACCACAAGTTCTGCACCTCTGTACATTACCGCAACGTAGATGAGAAG AGTTGGCCTATCATTGCACAACGGGTGCATGATATCCTCAACAGTTACCCTAGATTACGACTAACTCATGGACGGAAG GTTTTAGAGGTTCGTCCAGTGATCGACTGGGATAAAGGGAAAGCagttgagtttcttcttgaatcttTGG GGCTTAGTAATAGTCCTGATGTGCTTTCCATCTATATTGGGGATGATAGAACGGATGAAGATGCTTTCAAG GTTTTGCGATCTGAAAGCCGAGGATATGGAATCATAGTATCTGCAGTTCCTAAAGAAACCAACGCTTTCTTTTCACTCAGGGATCCTTCAGAG GTGAAAAAGTTCCTCGAGGCTCTTGTGAGAATGAAGGAACAGGGTGATCTATAA
- the LOC113779612 gene encoding uncharacterized protein LOC113779612 — protein MSTAAASVASLYSPLTSFSSLQDNKLKFAVQSVKPPLIFKPSRSFSLIRASTGFSSSLDTGLSTELDAVTSYSEIVPDTVIFDDFERFPPTAATVSSSLILGICSLPDTKFRSAVDTALADSECYGLENSDLRMSCFFNKALVNIGSDLAKLVPGRVSTEVDARLAYDTHGIVRKVHELLKLYDDFQVPPERLLFKIPSTWQGIEASSLLESEGIQTHLTFVYSFCQAAAAAQAGASVIQIFVGRLRDWARNHSGDPEVESALRRGEDPGLALVTKAYNYIHKNGYKSKLMAAAIRNKQDVFNLLGVDYVITPLKILQSLKDSVTPPDEKYSLVRRLSPQSAAAYNFSQEELVKWDQNGFALAMGPAGVELLTAGMDGYVNQAKRVEELFGKIWPPPNV, from the exons ATGTCGACAGCAGCAGCGTCAGTAGCTTCCTTGTATTCTCCGCTCACCTCCTTCTCATCTCTCCAG GATAATAAATTGAAATTCGCAGTGCAATCTGTAAAACCACCTCTAATATTCAAGCCGAGTCGATCTTTTTCTCTAATCCGAGCTTCCACCGGTTTTTCATCTTCTCTTGACACGG GTTTGAGCACTGAATTGGATGCTGTGACAAGTTACAGTGAGATTGTTCCTGATACTGTAATTTTCGATGATTTCGAAAG GTTCCCTCCAACAGCTGCTACTGTTAGCTCGTCTCTAATCTTAGGTATCTGCAGCCTTCCTGATACCAAATTCAGG AGCGCTGTGGATACTGCTTTGGCAGACTCGGAGTGTTATGGATTAGAGAACTCAGATCTTCGGATGTCTTGTTTCTTTAACAAG GCTTTGGTAAATATAGGTAGTGATCTTGCAAAGTTAGTGCCTGGTCGAGTTTCTACAGAAGTTGATGCTCGTCTTGCATATGACACTCATGGCATTGTTCGTAAG GTGCATGAGCTTTTAAAATTGTATGATGATTTTCAAGTCCCTCCAGAGCGGTTGTTATTCAAAATCCCTTCTACTTGGCAG GGGATTGAGGCTTCAAGCCTGCTAGAATCTGAGGGTATACAGACACATTTGACATTTGTTTACAG CTTTTGTCAAGCAGCAGCTGCAGCCCAAGCTGGTGCATCTGTTATTCAGATATTTGTTGGTCGCCTTAGG GACTGGGCTCGGAACCATAGTGGTGACCCTGAAGTAGAAAGTGCACTTAGAAGAGGAGAAGATCCTGGGTTGGCTTTG GTGACAAAGGCTTATAATTACATTCACAAAAATGGTTATAAGTCAAAATTGATGGCAGCAGCAATTCGAAACAAACAGGATGTTTTCAACCTTTTAGG GGTTGATTATGTTATCACCCCCTTGAAGATATTGCAATCTCTGAAGGATTCAGTGACTCCTCCTGATGAGAAATACTCTCTTGTGCGAAGGCTTTCCCCACAATCTGCTGCCGCCTACAATTTTAGCCAGGAGGAG CTAGTAAAGTGGGACCAGAATGGCTTTGCCTTGGCAATGGGGCCTGCTGGTGTGGAGCTTCTCACTGCCGGAATGGACGGCTATGTTAATCAAGCAAAGCGGGTTGAAGAATTATTCGGGAAGATCTGGCCTCCTCCCAATGTCTGA
- the LOC113780858 gene encoding acid beta-fructofuranosidase, which translates to MASSGWHEPSNPAPSPYAPLLGDDDQRSGAKAKCRRPTKFILLLVAGLLAVGLLVALVDRDGYAKKMSSSMPNDEATSTSSGLQSTPRPPEKVRPAVARGVAEGVSAKSNGPFLFAGEGTPFSWTNQMLAWQRTAFHFQPRMNWMNDPNGPLLYKGWYHLFYQYNPDGAVWGNIVWGHAVSTDLIHWRHLPIAMVADQWYDQNGVWTGSATILPDGQLVMLYTGSTNATVQVQNLAYPADPSDPLLIEWVKYPGNPVLVPPPGIHFKDFRDPTTAWYTSEGKWRITIGSKVNKTGISLVYDTVDFKSYELLDGVLHGVPGTGMWECVDFYPVSRTDENGLDTSDDGSAVKHVVKASLDDDRNDYYALGTYDGVRGKWIPDDPTLDVGIGLRYDYGNFYASKTFYDQEKRRRVLWGWITETDSEAADIAKGWASLQAIPRTVLYDKKTGTNLLQWPVEEVEKLRLNGKSFDGVEVKPGSVIPLDVGSAAQLDVVAEFEIDKEAKEMVNGTDAEYVCSTSGGAAERGALGPFGLLVLADNDQSEQTPVYFYIAKGTDGNFKTFFCSDLSRSSKATDVRKGVYGSTVPVLEGEKLSMRILVDHSIVESFGQGGRTCITSRVYPTNSVYENAQLFLFNNATDAKVKASIRAWHMNSANIYPSNDSMNKFNFVVLKSCSAIFIVAILYGFFF; encoded by the exons ATGGCATCTTCCGGTTGGCATGAACCATCAAATCCCGCCCCATCCCCTTATGCTCCGCTGTTAGGTGATGACGATCAGAGGTCGGGAGCAAAGGCGAAATGCCGACGGCCCACGAAATTCATTCTCTTACTAGTAGCTGGGCTGTTGGCCGTTGGTCTTTTGGTGGCATTGGTGGATAGAGATGGATATGCAAAAAAAATGTCATCATCCATGCCTAATGATGAGGCGACATCTACCTCATCAGGGCTGCAGTCAACGCCGCGGCCGCCGGAGAAGGTTAGGCCGGCGGTAGCCCGTGGGGTGGCGGAAGGAGTGTCGGCCAAGTCAAATGGTCCATTCTTGTTTGCTGGGGAAGGGACTCCATTTTCATGGACTAATCAAATGCTTGCTTGGCAAAGAACTGCATTCCATTTTCAGCCGAGGATGAATTGGATGAATG ATCCTAATG GTCCATTATTGTACAAGGGATGGTACCATTTGTTCTATCAGTACAACCCAGATGGTGCAGTGTGGGGCAACATTGTGTGGGGCCACGCAGTGTCAACGGACCTGATTCACTGGCGCCATCTGCCAATAGCCATGGTGGCCGATCAATGGTACGATCAGAATGGCGTATGGACCGGGTCTGCAACCATCCTTCCCGACGGTCAACTTGTCATGCTGTACACCGGCTCGACCAACGCAACTGTGCAGGTGCAAAATCTTGCGTACCCTGCCGACCCATCTGATCCTCTCCTCATCGAGTGGGTCAAGTACCCCGGAAACCCGGTTCTCGTCCCACCACCCGGAATCCATTTTAAGGATTTCCGTGACCCCACAACAGCTTGGTACACCTCAGAGGGCAAGTGGCGAATTACCATTGGTTCAAAAGTGAACAAGACTGGAATTTCACTTGTCTATGACACGGTGGATTTCAAATCCTATGAGCTCCTGGATGGGGTCCTCCATGGAGTCCCGGGTACGGGCATGTGGGAATGCGTGGATTTTTACCCGGTTTCAAGAACGGATGAAAATGGGCTGGACACATCCGACGATGGTTCAGCTGTGAAACACGTCGTGAAGGCTAGCTTGGATGATGACAGAAATGATTACTACGCATTAGGCACATATGATGGAGTTCGTGGGAAATGGATTCCTGATGATCCCACGTTAGATGTTGGCATTGGATTAAGATATGATTATGGTAATTTCTATGCATCTAAGACGTTTTATGATCAAGAAAAGAGGAGAAGAGTGCTTTGGGGGTGGATTACTGAGACTGATAGCGAAGCTGCTGACATTGCTAAAGGCTGGGCATCCCTTCAG GCCATTCCAAGGACAGTATTGTATGATAAGAAAACTGGTACAAACCTGCTGCAATGGCCAGTGGAGGAGGTTGAGAAGTTGAGACTAAATGGCAAGAGTTTCGACGGTGTGGAGGTTAAACCAGGTTCAGTGATACCACTTGATGTGGGCTCTGCAGCACAG TTGGATGTTGTTGCTGAGTTTGAGATCGATAAAGAGGCTAAGGAGATGGTTAACGGAACCGATGCAGAGTATGTTTGCAGCACAAGCGGCGGTGCTGCTGAGAGGGGCGCATTGGGTCCGTTTGGTTTGTTAGTTCTCGCAGATAATGATCAGTCTGAGCAGACTCCTGTTTACTTCTACATTGCCAAGGGAACAGATGGAAATTTCAAGACATTCTTCTGTTCTGATctttcaag GTCATCTAAAGCAACCGATGTCAGGAAGGGCGTCTACGGCAGCACCGTTCCGGTCTTGGAAGGAGAAAAACTATCTATGAGGATATTG GTTGATCACTCAATTGTGGAGAGCTTTGGGCAAGGTGGAAGGACATGTATTACATCACGGGTATATCCAACAAATTCTGTGTACGAAAATGCGCAGCTTTTCTTGTTCAATAATGCCACCGATGCCAAGGTTAAGGCCTCGATCAGGGCGTGGCACATGAACTCCGCAAACATATATCCCTCCAATGACAGCATGAACAAATTCAACTTTGTTGTTCTTAAAAGTTGTTCCGCCATCTTCATTGTAGCCATATTGTatggtttctttttttaa